A window from Malania oleifera isolate guangnan ecotype guangnan chromosome 7, ASM2987363v1, whole genome shotgun sequence encodes these proteins:
- the LOC131159297 gene encoding WEB family protein At5g16730, chloroplastic-like, which translates to MSSKSKSGLSETPNSKASPATPRVSKLGRGITKSEPDSHSPLQHSRPSIERSPRSVNSHSSKPAVDRRSPKLATPPEKQISRVVKGSELQAQLNLAQEDLKKAKEQLVLVEKEKAQAVQELNEAQKLAEEANEKLREALVAQKRAEEDSEIEKFRALEMEQAGIEAAQKKEEEWLKELEAVRSQHALDVSALLSATHELQKLKQELAMTSDAKNRALSHADDATKIAEIHAEKVEFLSAELAHLKTLLDSKLEAEASENKKIVLELNSEIDSLKRELEKSKGFEEKLVEREASIEQLNVELEAARMAESYARNLVEEWKQRVEELENQVKEANRLERSASESLNSVMKQLEGNNDSLHEAEAEIASLREKVGLLEISLGRQKGDIEESEHRLDVAKEEALEMGKMVESLESQLEAVKEEKALALSNEKLAASSVQSLLEEKNKLINELENSRDEEEKSKKAMESLASALHEVSLEAREAKEKLISNQAEHENYETQLGDMKLVLKATNEKYETVLDNSKHEIDLLTDTIEQSKHEFLSSKAEWEQRELHLVNCVNQSQEENSSKEKEMYRLVNLLKEAEAEAHAAKEERAQLKDTLKETESQVIFLKEVIGESKAESMKIKEGLLDKENELQSVMQENEDLRTREAASLKKVEELSKLLEEAMAKKQSEENGELTDSEKDYDMLPKVVEFSEENGHGKEEKLKTELPCQQSEEPKIENPLVENNLVNEEMVEKDPAKFGKMNGKPEEDESKQKEDDDSVEVDFKMWETCKIGEKDFSPEREQEQESFEEELDSKVDGGESFDQINGLSSSENVDNGGNSPSKQQQQKKKKTMLRKFGSLLKKKGSSNQK; encoded by the exons atgTCCTCTAAATCCAA ATCTGGTTTATCTGAAACTCCAAATAGCAAAGCTTCACCAGCAACTCCCAGGGTTAGTAAACTAGGCAGGGGAATTACTAAATCAGAACCTGATTCACACTCTCCCTTGCAGCACTCTCGGCCTTCCATTGAGAGGTCACCGAGATCCGTTAATTCTCATAGTTCAAAACCTGCGGTGGATCGTCGCTCCCCAAAGCTTGCTACTCCGCCCGAG AAACAGATATCACGGGTTGTAAAGGGATCTGAGTTACAGGCACAATTGAATCTTGCTCAGGAAGATCTGAAGAAAGCAAAGGAACAGTTAGTTCTGGTAGAGAAGGAGAAGGCCCAAGCAGTCCAAGAATTGAACGAAGCACAAAAATTGGCGGAGGAAGCAAATGAGAAACTCAGGGAGGCTTTGGTGGCTCAAAAGCGAGCGGAGGAGGATTCTGAGATTGAAAAATTCCGGGCTCTTGAGATGGAACAGGCTGGAATTGAGGCAGCccagaaaaaggaagaagaatggCTGAAAGAACTCGAAGCTGTGAGGAGCCAGCATGCTTTGGATGTGTCTGCTCTTCTCTCTGCCACTCATGAACTCCAAAAGTTGAAGCAGGAACTGGCCATGACTAGTGATGCAAAGAATCGAGCCCTGAGCCATGCTGATGATGCGACCAAGATTGCTGAGATTCATGCTGAGAAAGTTGAGTTTCTGTCAGCTGAATTGGCTCACTTGAAGACCTTGCTTGATTCCAAGCTAGAAGCGGAGGCTAGCGAGAACAAGAAGATTGTGCTGGAGCTGAATTCAGAGATTGATTCTCTGAAACGAGAACTTGAGAAATCAAAAGGTTTTGAAGAGAAGTTGGTGGAAAGAGAGGCTTCCATTGAACAACTTAATGTTGAGCTAGAAGCTGCAAGAATGGCAGAATCCTATGCACGCAATTTAGTGGAAGAATGGAAGCAGAGGGTTGAGGAATTAGAGAATCAGGTCAAGGAAGCAAATCGACTTGAGAGATCTGCTTCTGAATCTTTGAATTCAGTCATGAAACAGCTAGAGGGTAACAATGATTCTCTGCATGAAGCAGAAGCTGAAATTGCTtctcttagagagaaggtggggtTACTCGAAATCTCACTTGGACGACAGAAAGGGGACATTGAAGAATCAGAACATCGTCTCGATGTGGCGAAGGAAGAAGCTTTGGAAATGGGTAAAATGGTTGAATCTCTTGAGTCCCAGCTTGAAGCTGTAAAGGAAGAGAAAGCCCTGGCACTGAGCAATGAGAAGCTCGCAGCTTCGAGTGTTCAAAGTCTCTTGGAAGAAAAAAATAAGCTCATCAATGAGCTAGAGAATTCTAGGGATGAAGAAGAGAAGAGTAAGAAGGCAATGGAAAGCTTGGCTTCGGCTTTGCATGAAGTTTCTTTGGAAGCAAGAGAAGCTAAAGAGAAATTGATATCCAACCAAGCTGAGCATGAAAATTATGAAACCCAACTAGGAGATATGAAATTGGTTTTGAAAGCAACAAATGAGAAATATGAAACAGTGCTTGATAATTCTAAACATGAGATTGATCTTCTTACAGATACCATTGAACAATCCAAGCATGAATTCCTCAGCTCAAAGGCTGAGTGGGAGCAAAGGGAGCTCCATTTAGTGAATTGTGTAAATCAATCACAGGAAGAAAACTCTTCAAAGGAAAAAGAAATGTATAGGCTGGTAAACTTGCTCAAAGAAGCTGAAGCAGAAGCACATGCAGCCAAGGAGGAAAGAGCTCAGCTGAAGGATACCCTAAAGGAAACTGAGTCTCAAGTGATTTTTTTAAAGGAAGTTATTGGGGAATCCAAGGCTGAGAGCATGAAAATTAAGGAGGGTTTGTTGGACAAGGAAAACGAACTGCAGAGTGTCATGCAAGAGAATGAGGACCTCAGAACAAGGGAAGCCGCTTCTCTCAAGAAGGTTGAGGAGTTGTCCAAGTTGCTTGAAGAAGCTATGGCAAAAAAGCAAAGTGAGGAAAATGGAGAGCTTACAGACAGTGAAAAAGATTATGATATGCTTCCGAAGGTTGTAGAATTTTCTGAAGAGAACGGACATGGAAAAGAGGAGAAGCTTAAAACAGAGCTTCCATGTCAACAAAGCGAGGAACCCAAAATAGAAAATCCATTGGTAGAAAATAATCTCGTGAATGAGGAAATGGTTGAAAAAGATCCTGCTAAATTTGGGAAAATGAATGGGAAACCTGAAGAAGATGAGAGCAAACAAAAGGAAGACGATGACTCTGTAGAAGTTGATTTTAAGATGTGGGAGACCTGCAAGATTGGAGAGAAAGACTTCTCGCCTGAGAGAGAACAGGAGCAGGAATCCTTCGAAGAGGAACTAGACTCAAAGGTGGATGGTGGTGAGAGCTTTGATCAGATAAATGGATTGTCTTCATCAGAAAATGTGGACAATGGTGGAAACTCCCCATCAAAGCAGCaacagcagaagaagaagaagactatgCTCCGCAAGTTTGGGAGCCTACTTAAGAAGAAAGGCAGTAGCAATCAGAAGTAG